In one Candidatus Polarisedimenticolia bacterium genomic region, the following are encoded:
- a CDS encoding DUF1611 domain-containing protein has protein sequence MAAFTCATVHRIMAEKGFDGTAVVLCEGAFASTEGKTAHGLVRHTERYRVLAVIDSGLAGRDAGEVLDGRPAGIPIVADLDQAIRALGRGPDYLVVGVATHGGVLPGALRPAIRQALSLGIHVDSGLHELLGDDPEFSVLAKAKGARIRDVRRTPPREAMHPFTGGILEVASVRLAVLGTDSGVGKRTTSVRLVQGLNAAGCRAVLVGTGQTSWMQGVRYGLIMDSLVNDFVSGEIEHQVLRAFREERPDVIVVEGQGCLTHPAYPGGFEILAGARPDAVVLQHAPARAHYDGFPDFPLAGVDREMEVIRLLSGTPVLAIALNHEGLQPEEARRHAESMRARHGIPCVDPLRDGVGPILLELRRRFPRLPG, from the coding sequence GTGGCGGCTTTCACCTGTGCTACAGTCCACCGCATCATGGCCGAGAAGGGTTTCGACGGAACGGCGGTCGTGCTGTGCGAGGGGGCGTTCGCGAGCACCGAAGGAAAGACGGCGCACGGCCTGGTCCGCCACACAGAACGATACCGCGTCCTGGCGGTGATCGACAGCGGCCTGGCCGGGCGCGACGCGGGCGAGGTCCTGGATGGGCGGCCGGCCGGCATCCCGATCGTGGCCGACCTCGACCAGGCGATCCGCGCCCTGGGGCGGGGCCCGGACTACCTGGTCGTCGGTGTCGCCACGCACGGCGGGGTCCTTCCCGGCGCCCTGCGGCCGGCGATCCGCCAGGCCCTGTCGCTCGGGATCCACGTCGATTCGGGTCTGCACGAGCTGCTCGGCGACGATCCCGAGTTTTCCGTCCTGGCGAAGGCCAAGGGCGCGCGCATCCGGGACGTGCGCCGCACGCCGCCGCGCGAGGCGATGCATCCGTTCACCGGCGGCATCCTGGAGGTGGCGTCGGTCCGGTTGGCCGTCCTCGGGACCGATTCGGGGGTCGGCAAGCGGACGACCTCGGTCCGTCTCGTGCAGGGATTGAACGCCGCCGGTTGCCGGGCGGTTCTGGTCGGAACGGGCCAGACCTCCTGGATGCAGGGCGTGCGGTACGGGCTCATCATGGACAGCCTGGTGAACGACTTCGTGTCGGGTGAAATCGAGCACCAGGTGCTGCGGGCGTTTCGCGAGGAGCGCCCCGATGTCATCGTCGTCGAGGGCCAGGGCTGCCTCACCCACCCCGCCTATCCGGGCGGGTTCGAAATCCTGGCGGGCGCGCGCCCCGATGCCGTGGTCCTGCAGCACGCTCCGGCGCGCGCCCACTACGACGGGTTTCCCGATTTCCCGCTCGCGGGCGTGGATCGGGAGATGGAGGTCATCCGGCTCCTGAGCGGCACGCCCGTCCTGGCGATCGCCCTCAACCACGAGGGCCTGCAACCGGAGGAGGCGCGCCGGCATGCGGAGTCGATGCGAGCGCGCCACGGCATCCCCTGCGTCGATCCGCTCCGGGACGGGGTCGGGCCGATCCTTCTGGAGCTCCGCCGCCGGTTCCCCCGACTGCCGGGATGA
- a CDS encoding sigma-54 dependent transcriptional regulator, whose amino-acid sequence MSFHGKQILLIDPVTRHETESLMRGLGMEVRPVNGVDAALEAVSREEFDMALVDVGLSGSGADGILARLRARQSVPSILVLTGEESVRRAIRALEHGADDYLVRPLDRSEVVARLGRILEWQHAGDRAVHLQEELSRKYLVGNLVSRSEGMQRVRDQILQVAGARSTVLIMGESGVGKELVAKAIHYNSPRREAPFIAINCSAIPVNLIESELFGHERGAFTGAVGRQKGKFELADGGTILLDEVGDMDLLTQAKLLRVLEERAFMRVGGGREVRVDVRVVAATNTDLEDLIRRRRFREDLYFRLKVIGIFVPPLRDRQEDIPELARVLLEQICRENGLRRRRLTARATAALQRYSWPGNVRELKNVLESTAITRAGEVLRESDLPNRLSVNASSPSPGGRTRAGSTLREMERELIRRTLSRHEGNRTHAARALRIGVRTLQRKIQSYGIRMPSSRGRRPAAFKG is encoded by the coding sequence GTGTCCTTTCATGGAAAGCAGATCCTGCTCATCGACCCGGTAACCCGCCACGAGACCGAGTCGCTGATGCGCGGGCTCGGCATGGAGGTCCGGCCGGTCAACGGGGTCGATGCGGCGCTCGAGGCGGTCTCCCGCGAGGAGTTCGACATGGCCCTGGTCGACGTGGGACTCTCCGGCAGCGGCGCGGACGGAATCCTGGCGCGGCTGCGTGCGAGACAATCGGTTCCTTCCATATTGGTCCTGACGGGAGAGGAGTCGGTGCGCCGCGCCATTCGGGCTCTCGAGCACGGCGCCGACGACTACCTGGTGCGGCCGCTCGACCGGTCGGAGGTGGTGGCGCGCCTGGGCCGCATCCTCGAATGGCAGCATGCCGGCGATCGCGCGGTCCACCTGCAGGAAGAGTTGAGCCGCAAGTATCTCGTCGGCAACCTGGTGAGCCGCTCGGAAGGCATGCAGCGGGTGCGCGACCAGATCCTGCAGGTCGCAGGCGCCCGCAGCACCGTTCTCATCATGGGGGAGAGCGGCGTCGGCAAGGAGCTCGTCGCCAAGGCGATCCATTACAACTCCCCCCGGCGCGAGGCGCCGTTCATCGCCATCAACTGCTCCGCCATTCCCGTCAATCTGATCGAGAGCGAGCTGTTCGGGCACGAGCGCGGCGCGTTCACGGGGGCGGTCGGGCGGCAGAAGGGAAAGTTCGAGCTGGCGGACGGTGGGACCATTCTCCTCGACGAGGTGGGGGACATGGACCTGCTGACCCAGGCGAAGCTCCTGCGGGTCCTCGAAGAGCGCGCCTTCATGCGGGTGGGTGGAGGGCGCGAGGTGCGCGTCGACGTGCGGGTCGTCGCGGCGACCAACACCGATCTGGAGGATCTGATCCGCCGGAGGCGGTTCCGCGAGGACCTCTACTTCCGCTTGAAGGTGATCGGCATCTTCGTCCCGCCGCTGCGCGATCGGCAGGAGGACATTCCCGAGCTGGCGCGCGTCCTGCTCGAGCAGATCTGCCGCGAAAACGGTCTCAGGCGCCGGCGACTGACCGCCCGCGCCACGGCCGCTCTGCAGCGCTATTCCTGGCCGGGCAACGTGCGCGAGCTCAAGAACGTCCTGGAGAGCACGGCGATCACCCGGGCCGGGGAGGTCCTGCGCGAATCGGATCTCCCGAACCGGTTGAGCGTGAATGCGTCCTCCCCGTCACCCGGCGGCCGGACACGCGCCGGGTCCACGCTGCGCGAGATGGAACGCGAGCTGATCCGGCGCACCCTGTCCCGGCACGAGGGGAACCGCACGCACGCGGCGCGCGCTCTCCGGATCGGGGTCCGCACCCTGCAGCGCAAGATCCAGTCGTACGGCATCCGCATGCCCTCGTCCCGCGGTCGCCGCCCGGCGGCCTTCAAAGGTTGA
- a CDS encoding dipeptide epimerase, with protein MIRILHVEAIPISFRLAEGYRIAGHTYTTADNILLKVDTSDGRTGFGCAAPAAEVTGETAAAALLALQDRLLPLLRESDAADPAGFARRARDAAPGAPGARAAAEMALYDLAGRRARVPLMRLLGMRRDRLPTSITLGIDDEAATLDRALRFRDAGFRILKVKIGEDWEQDLKTLRSLRRSLGPAIVLRADGNQGYRVDQARRFLAALEPGEIELLEQPTPADDLEGMRRLADEFATPIMADESVQDARDAARLVEARAADLVNIKLMKSGGIGEAMEIARRTGGAGLGAMIGCMDESRIGIAAALHFALAAPNVERADLDGHLDLVDDVARGGVLIDHGDILPLHDEDGLGVRVNL; from the coding sequence ATGATCCGCATACTCCACGTCGAGGCGATTCCGATCTCCTTCCGCCTGGCCGAGGGGTATCGAATCGCCGGACACACCTACACCACGGCCGACAACATCCTCCTCAAGGTGGACACCTCGGACGGGCGGACCGGGTTCGGCTGCGCCGCCCCGGCCGCCGAGGTCACGGGCGAGACGGCGGCGGCCGCGCTCCTGGCCCTGCAGGATCGGCTCCTGCCGCTCCTGCGGGAATCGGACGCCGCCGATCCGGCGGGGTTCGCCCGGCGCGCCCGCGACGCGGCCCCCGGGGCCCCTGGCGCCCGGGCGGCGGCCGAGATGGCGCTCTACGATCTCGCGGGGCGCCGGGCCCGCGTGCCCCTCATGCGCCTCCTCGGCATGCGGCGCGATCGCCTGCCGACCAGCATCACCCTCGGCATCGACGACGAGGCGGCGACCCTCGACCGGGCCCTGCGATTCAGGGACGCCGGCTTCCGCATCCTGAAAGTCAAGATTGGAGAGGACTGGGAGCAGGACCTGAAGACCCTGCGCTCCCTGCGACGGTCGCTGGGGCCCGCAATCGTTCTGCGCGCCGACGGCAACCAGGGATATCGCGTCGATCAGGCGCGTCGATTCCTCGCGGCGCTCGAGCCCGGCGAGATCGAGCTCCTGGAGCAGCCGACGCCCGCGGACGACCTCGAGGGGATGCGGCGGCTCGCCGACGAGTTCGCGACACCGATCATGGCGGACGAGTCGGTCCAGGACGCCCGGGACGCCGCGCGCCTCGTCGAGGCGCGCGCGGCCGACCTGGTCAACATCAAGCTGATGAAATCGGGGGGCATCGGAGAGGCGATGGAGATTGCGCGCCGCACCGGCGGCGCCGGGCTGGGCGCGATGATCGGTTGCATGGACGAGTCGCGCATCGGCATCGCCGCCGCCCTGCACTTCGCCCTGGCGGCGCCGAACGTCGAGCGCGCCGACCTCGACGGGCATCTCGATCTGGTGGACGACGTGGCCCGGGGCGGAGTCCTCATCGACCACGGGGACATCCTGCCGCTCCACGACGAGGACGGCCTGGGCGTCCGGGTCAACCTTTGA